Proteins encoded in a region of the Brevinematales bacterium genome:
- a CDS encoding STAS domain-containing protein codes for MEVNTEIVDNEIVKIKVKGELSIFYIDPFESTVQKSIIEGKSKFIFDLREVTYIDSMGIGLLSIAANSAFQKGERVTVIVNNPKIRYTLNVSRLHDFINIVETEEEALNLFRK; via the coding sequence ATGGAAGTAAACACCGAGATTGTAGACAATGAAATCGTAAAAATAAAAGTCAAAGGTGAGTTAAGCATATTTTACATAGATCCCTTCGAAAGTACAGTACAAAAGAGTATTATTGAGGGAAAAAGCAAGTTTATATTTGATCTAAGAGAAGTTACTTACATAGACTCAATGGGCATTGGTCTGCTATCCATAGCAGCAAACAGTGCATTTCAAAAAGGAGAAAGAGTAACAGTCATAGTTAATAATCCTAAAATAAGGTACACCTTAAATGTCTCTAGACTACACGATTTCATAAACATTGTAGAAACCGAGGAAGAGGCATTAAACTTATTCAGGAAATAA
- a CDS encoding ATP-binding protein — protein MVFKKRIFSTFSDLKELENDFESFLRVNRVPSDGIYDLKMAVHEYLLNIMEHGYHWIPDKTIEFEAEVKMKGKKFEISITIQDHAPKFEISREKVLKSIDNKSFRGRGLLMILTFIDDIIYDYSFQDGNRVTMTKSILISS, from the coding sequence ATGGTTTTCAAGAAGAGGATTTTCTCTACCTTCTCAGATTTAAAAGAACTAGAAAATGATTTTGAAAGTTTTCTAAGGGTAAACAGGGTACCAAGTGATGGAATATACGACTTAAAAATGGCAGTTCATGAATACCTTTTAAACATTATGGAGCATGGATATCACTGGATACCAGATAAAACAATAGAATTCGAAGCAGAAGTCAAAATGAAGGGCAAAAAGTTCGAAATATCTATAACAATACAAGACCATGCACCAAAATTCGAAATATCAAGAGAAAAAGTCCTCAAATCAATCGACAATAAAAGCTTCAGAGGGAGAGGTCTTTTAATGATACTAACTTTTATAGATGATATAATCTATGATTACTCATTTCAAGATGGAAATAGAGTAACAATGACTAAGTCTATTTTAATATCCTCATAA
- a CDS encoding CBS domain-containing protein has protein sequence MDLSNARVKEFMVSPVYYVGLKDPLTKIVDKMIKSKISGVIVLDKDRPVGMIYATDLIKYIFAPDKAKDITAEEIVEKQEEIVLNEDMLLKDALRLMISKNKRKLPVVNKKGDIVGVFSMVDVVRYLSELL, from the coding sequence ATGGATTTATCAAATGCTAGAGTTAAAGAATTCATGGTTTCTCCTGTTTACTATGTTGGCTTGAAAGATCCTTTGACGAAGATAGTTGATAAAATGATAAAGTCAAAGATAAGTGGTGTTATTGTTTTAGATAAAGACAGACCTGTTGGTATGATTTATGCGACTGATCTAATTAAGTACATATTTGCTCCTGATAAAGCAAAGGATATAACGGCTGAAGAGATCGTTGAGAAACAAGAAGAAATAGTTTTAAATGAAGATATGCTTTTAAAAGATGCGTTGAGGTTAATGATCTCAAAGAATAAAAGAAAATTACCAGTTGTTAATAAGAAAGGAGATATAGTTGGTGTTTTTAGTATGGTTGATGTAGTAAGATATCTTTCTGAGCTTTTATGA
- a CDS encoding CvpA family protein — MNILDVILMSLVVMGIIWGAKKGFIGIFVLVIGIIVTIVLIDAFATPLSSFFKHVGVAEEYSFAIAVLSMMFVSLIVFFIVYILLKNLIDLFRIGVINRLLGVLVGGWVVFLLFGAVLFFLTKIPFIGFKKYVDNSLVARYSYEHAVFIVSLSGSEDKIEDIIEGEEQR, encoded by the coding sequence ATGAATATTCTTGATGTAATACTTATGTCTTTAGTGGTTATGGGTATAATTTGGGGTGCTAAGAAAGGTTTCATAGGTATATTTGTGCTTGTGATAGGTATCATTGTAACTATAGTACTTATAGATGCATTTGCTACTCCGTTGTCTTCATTTTTTAAACATGTGGGTGTGGCCGAAGAATATTCGTTTGCAATTGCTGTTTTGTCTATGATGTTTGTTTCCCTTATAGTTTTTTTCATAGTTTACATTTTGCTCAAAAATCTAATAGATTTATTCAGGATTGGTGTTATAAACAGATTACTAGGTGTGTTGGTGGGTGGATGGGTTGTATTTTTGCTTTTTGGTGCTGTATTATTTTTTTTGACAAAAATTCCTTTTATTGGTTTCAAAAAATATGTTGATAATTCTTTAGTTGCAAGATATTCATATGAGCATGCTGTTTTCATAGTATCTCTGTCCGGTTCTGAAGATAAGATTGAAGATATAATTGAAGGTGAGGAACAAAGATAA